In Sparus aurata chromosome 2, fSpaAur1.1, whole genome shotgun sequence, a single genomic region encodes these proteins:
- the LOC115596275 gene encoding uncharacterized protein LOC115596275: MTSSLLQSDMTNYLLSAISCLCLLLTCVGAEECSRTVLAARDTLYVPAGGRLSLSCLVQHCGEDWIGDWVFENSTQGGSNAVKESAKHHLTQVKLSGNTAKQILELLSINQSDEGFYGCSVKWSQGDTAQGHLTYVNVTAAVPSQRSVLHRLLVCASAFLCLPIILGLARCLSSEVKPQPLPRTLSTHAAVYHPAPQPPPRCPVPQKRSAPPRKARPKYQQKTEVVYADISQGALRQEGAIREAAQSTVYSDLRFS, translated from the exons ATGACCAGCTCACTGTTACAGTCAGACATGACTAACTATCTCCTCAGTGCCATCAGCTGTCTCTGCCTTCTTCTTACTT GTGTCGGAGCTGAGGAATGCAGCCGAACTGTTCTTGCAGCACGTGACACACTTTACGTGCCGGCAGGGGGtcgtctgtctctgtcctgttTGGTCCAGCACTGTGGAGAGGACTGGATTGGAGACTGGGTGTTTGAAAACTCAACACAGGGTGGGTCGAATGCTGTTAAGGAAAGCGCAAAGCACCATTTGACCCAGGTGAAGCTCTCAGGCAATACAGCTAAACAGATTCTGGAACTGCTgagcatcaaccaatcagacgaAGGTTTCTATGGATGCAGCGTTAAATGGAGTCAGGGCGACACTGCACAGGGACATTTGACATATGTGAACGTCACTGCAG CTGTGCCCTCTCAGAGGAGTGTTTTGCACAGGCTTTTGGTCTGTGCcagtgcttttctttgtctccccATTATTCTTGGATTGGCTCGTTGTCTGAGCTCAGAGGTCAAGCCTCAGCCACTTCCCAGGACGCTGTCCACACACGCAGCTGTGTACCACCCGGCTCCTCAGCCTCCACCTCGGTGCCCGGTACCCCAGAAACGTAGCGCTCCCCCTCGCAAAG cGAGGCCCAAGTACCAGCAGAAGACCGAG GTGGTGTATGCAGACATCTCCCAGGGTGCGCTGAGACAAGAGGGAGCCATCAGAGAGGCGGCCCAGTCCACTGTGTACTCGGACCTCAGGTTTTCTTGA